AAGCACGAGAGAACAGCCTATTTTGGTGCGTGAATCTCAACATTACAGCTCCATTACGGAGTCTGAATGGTGTTTCTAGGTGAAAGAATGACAGCTGTGCCCTCAAGCAGCGGGCAAAGTCCACGGCCTTCCGGAGGCCTCTCTCATAGGATAACATGGGTTTAGGCCTTCTGGATGGAAGGCCAAAGGGGTTAATTCTGCTTTCAAACTTGTCGTATTCATGTCCAGGAGTCCTAGCACACCATTCTGGAATTGTCCATTGAGTTTGGAATATTTCTGTGCCTGAACAACAAAGGATGTGGAAGGAGATAGGCTTCAGAATGGTCCCGTGTAGATATAAGCTCAAGTAACCCGAGACTACAAATTAAAGGATCAAAGGAGCTTTGAATGAAATCAACAGACATTATTATGTTACACTGCTCCATTGTTTTAGACCGGCCTCTATACTACTGGCAGTGGTTAACCTCAACCAGTCAGTACAGAAAGACAATCTACAAGACTATTGTTGAAGCTCAGACTGTTGTGAATAAAACTGACTCACATTTAAAGAGACAACTGAACTCTTCTTGCACTCAACTAATCTCACTACAAACAAGGGCGAGGTGAGCGCTTGCCAGAGGACACGGAAATGTCATCCAACTACTCAGCAAACCAGGTAACAAATGTTGAAAATGGATGCCGTTAACTAGTCTGATGGAACTTCTGGAGCAGGTTTAACAGCCGCTTCGATGATTCATTTTATTAAGAGTTGCAAGACGTTGCTGCCTCGCCGACTTTTGGGCTCAATAATTCAAATTGACACTTTCCTCCTCAGTTTGAAGGTGCCTTTAAGCCGAGAAGGATGCGTGTTTGGAGTTCGTCAAATTACGTCAGTAAGGTGAGACTGACATCTGACTGATCTGCATCATAATGGATGATTATGGAAACAGTCACATGCACATTTAGATTTAGACCAGTAACTCACATAAAACGGGATGAATTCAGAATCAAAGCAGATTTCTTGTAACTCAGTttggtccgtgtgtgtgtgtgtgtgtgtgtgtgtgtgtgtgaacagagaCCTGCTGCACGGTCAGGTCACACCACCTTCATTTCTGATGACAGGGGTCATCTCCTCCCAGGAGCAGAAAAAGTACCAAAGCTTTTTTCTTTAAGctcttttctcctcatttttgaTAAAGGTCAGAAGTGACTttaaccctgtgtgtgtgtgtgtgtgtgtgtgtgtgtgtgtgtgtgtgtgtgtgtgtgtgtgttgctgtagaAGAATAGTGCATGGCCTGACTTTAAGGGAACCTGGGCTCTACCCAGTCGTATCCCAGCCTGCCACATCAACCCGACCAGCCGTTCCGTTGatgggctgcagcagctgaggtcCTTGGGTCTTTATCCACAGCTCACTGGCAACAATCATCCACTCCAGCCAGACGGTCGATGTTCTGATGAGGAGCAGGATAACAGTCAGTATGAAGACGAAGACATTAATGTCACATACATAGAGGTAGGCACAGTCACCCGATCAGTACTTTACTTTTACGGCCCTGATCGCTACTGTACACGTAGATGTTTGTATGCATCCAAGTCTGAACACATGGAGATGAATGATTCTGTTCAGTCTAGTGAGGATGGAGATGCAGCTCCTTCAACCCGAGCAGAAGCTCAGAAGGCCCCACTGAGGAGACAACAGTCCTGCAGTCTCTTAATAATCGAGATGAACAGCCGCCAGCGGTTGAGATAAAGTGAGTGATGTTCAGCTCCAGCAGGAGgagccagcagcaggaccagggtCCAGGCAGCATCTGCACCAGCTTCTAACGGCATGAAATAAATTTGGCATGTTAGATTGTGGTTTAGTGTGTGACAAGAGTGTAAGATTACCAACCAAATATAGGAAGCTGATAAGGCGCGAGGAAGAGGCGGAGACAATGAGAATGTTTGCTGTGCAACCAAACTCCTACGCAGCGCCCGTGTTCGTGTGGTCACCAccactgcagcaggaagtggctgaaGTTCAGGCTTCTCAGCAACTGAGAGGCTCAATAATTATTGTAGACACCCTGAGCTTCCATAAAAAACTGAGAACGTTGAATATGGAGGATTTGAAAGGTTTTATATAGCTGTTGGAAAGAACATTGAAAGCACGTGTACACACGGGAACGCCGCAGCTCAATGACACCTCAGCATCTGGAAAAAGAGTGAAAACTCGGCTGACGTGAACTTTGAGCGCTGCTCAGGTTGAGAagggtcctcctccaggtgacCTTGGGTCAACGAGTTCTGACCACGATCTTTCTGATGATGAGCCACGCGCGCTGGTCTGCAGTCACGCGTATCCGTAGACAGGAAGAGGCGGAGCTGTAGTCTTTGTCCAGCTCGTTCCGCTCAAACCTGCCGTTCTTGAACGTCCCGACAGACTGGAACTCTCCACAGCTTTTTCCTGTGGGGGTGGTAATAACCTCATGGCCGATCTCGACCTGACCCGACTCCAGCAGGTCTCGTCCCTCCGTCCCCGTTTCTACGACTATACTGGTGAATACTGCTGGAACGTCCAGGACCGCAGCCCAGAAGTTTCCTTTCTTTATGGAATTTGACCAAAAGAATTCCCCTGCATTGTCCCAGGCGCGCCTCGGCGCGTTGTCCCGGTAGATGGACATATCAGTGAAAACATCGGCATTAGGATTGGGGTTGAGGTCCTCTCGGAAGTTCTTGTCCTTTAAATGATTGTGTTTACCATCAAAGGAAGAGAAGGTCCCCATGTGTTGGAACAGTGACGGTTTGAAGATGATGGTTTCCTTCTGAGTCATAAGCTCCCGGAAGTGGGACATCAACCAGTCGCAGGGCATTTCCTGGTAGAACAGGAAAAGGAAGCGCGCCAGAAGAGGAGCATCCACAGATTTGTAGAGTTTCCCAATGTAGCCGAGAACTGAGAATTCAATCACTGTCCAGGTGGTCAtcttggcctcctgctcctcagtcCTCCTCCTgatgtgggtgaagaagttgtTTGCACAGGAAACATCATCCTCCAGTTGGAGGTAGTAATGACTGAGCCCAGCACTGTagttgatgaggaaggagtAATCCACGTTCTGCTTGGAGCGGAAGGTCACCCTAGTTGGAGCATCGTTGTAGTTCCTCTTCAGACCTGCACGAGAGCCAAAAAGACTTACGTCAACGTCACAGCTCCAATCAGCGCCCATCTGTGGGACCACACTGGAACAGCACCTTGGAGAGGAGGGTAGAAATGCTGAGGAACATGGAGCACCAGCAGGTGGCCCTCTTCCAGCTCAGAGGGAAATCTACTCGTGATCTCCTTCACTGTAGCTTCTCTCCAGCTGGCATCAAAATCTGCGAGCAGCAGGACCACCACCATGGATGCCCGCTCTTCAGGAGAAGACTTGGAGATGATGGACTGCAGAGTGGACAAGAGGTACGTCCCGTGAAGCCTCCTCACGGATGAGATCCCAACTGCCAGATACCCTGTAAACATCAGAGAAGCCTCGTGTCTGCGTGCACGCCGGTGTTCAGCTAGCAACCCCGCTTAGCTCAGGATGAGGGAAGCTTCACCTCAGACCAAACCAGAGAGACTTTAGCTCAGAAGTGGTCTCACTCGGTCTGCAGGTCAACACACCAACTGTTGGGATTTAAATGTGCGCTCAGACCTGAAGACAAGTGTTTGTGAGCGCACCTGCTGTGTATGAACGGCCAGAAGAGGCGTCGGATTTTCCTTATTGGTGCAAgtgagagcaggagcaggaagtaGAACTTTAAGATGTGAACATCAATAAAAGCATAAACCAACATTTCGACTCACTCTTTTGGTTGGATGGTGTTCCAGCCAGCAGCTGGTAGGAGACATTGAGAGGCAGATAATTTTGACTCTCGACCCAGGACAGCTGAGGGGCCAGCTTCACTGGTCTCACATTCAGCTTCTTCAGAACGCTTTCTGAAGGTTCCACAAAGTCCTGCAAAGCaagcaaacacgcacacacccacacacacacccacacacacacaataaccaAAAGCGAAAGCCCGTGCATTTAGGACTGTTGGAGTGATGTTGTTGGAGTGATATGCTGGTATAACAAGCTGGTATACCAGGATAACAAGCAATTtcacggatgtgtgtgtgtgtgtgtgtgtgtgtgtgtgtcttacatTTTTGATTAAATCTGAAGGGACAAGGAAGTAAAAGCCTCCAAAGAGAAGCACAATGGCCAAAATAGTCGCCTTCTTTATAAAACGCATTTTTCTCTactgcgcgcgcacacacacacacacacacacacacacacacacacacacacagaggaagttATATTTGGGCGTAGCTCACTTGGAAAAAGTAacagtaaatatttaatcaacACTTAGAGCAGTCTTAAAAGTTTAAACAGATTACAGTTTTATATATACAGTTTATATTGATATAAAGAGGCAAAAttatctgcctcctcctccctcaacctCACTGTGCCCCCTGTCTACCTCAGGACCATGGGGGCCAGAGCTTtcagtcgctctgctcctcacctttggaaCTCCTTACCACCAGACATTCGAAATATCGACTCTCTCCccgtatttaaatcaaacctcaaaacacacctttttcgtctggcttactcactgcaccccccttaattgttttctttgtttaggttTATGATTATATGTTGCTCTGTTGatcttatgtatgtatgtatgtttcacctactattttctttttttttgttgtaattggTGCTATTATTGCAACTATTATTGAAATCTTAACTGTGAAGCTGAcctttgattttaaattgtaaatagtgtTTAACTGTTGCATAGATGTACTGTAAAGTGACCTTGGGTGTCTTGAAaggcgctttgaaataaaatctattattattattattattaatattgtgtCTATTAAAATAATACTTTTATTATAATATAATAGTTTGGTTATTCTATCACTGTTTACCTAGTTATGCATTTATTTCCTGATCTCATTAAACACAACACTGAAATACATGAGTGCAGTTCTGAATAATTAATAATCAAAACTgattattacacacacacacacgcacacacacacacacgcacacacacacacacacgcacacgcacacacacgcacacgcacacgcacacacacgcacacacacacgcacacacgcacacacacacacacacacaaaccagctCCACCACTTCCTGGCAACAACCCCCAGGCTGTTGTGAAGACCACGTTTCCACTCGGCCTGTCAGACTGCGTTCCTCAGCCAGTAACACTAGAAGCTCCTTTTACTTCTTTCACGATGAACTAAAGGATTAAAACCTAACACCTAAAAACAAGAGCAAAGAAAAAGTCAGAACATTTCTAAAGTCCCTCCAGCTGACCAGTTCACTGTGAGTCTGATGGTTAAACGTTTGACGGTTCACTGTGTTTGGACCACGGAGGACTGATCAGGATAATACAGCAGGAAGCTTCTCAGCAGCATCGACCATCAGGTTCTGATGCCTGTAAGACCCAGAGAAGGTCCCTGAAGTGTAACCCTTccctcccactgctcccagttAACCTAATAGCATCAGTTAGTACTTTCAGGACCTTCACcaccatccttctcttcttccacagGGTTCCTCTCTAGTCTTAGATCCAGCTTCTTCATCTCGCCTCTCTGTAAGCTCACCCCCTCCTAGTTCCTCTCCTTCACACTCATCTATGCTGACCTTCACCTTAAGGACAGACATCCACTTCTCCAGGTTGTCCCCCACCTCTCCGGGTTCTCCCAGACCTCTCCGGGTTCTCCCAGACCTCTCCGGGTTCTCCCCCgcctctccaggttctcctccgcctctccgggttctcctccacctctccgggttctcccccacctctccgggttctcacccacctctccgggttctcctccacctctccggGTTCTCCACCACCTCTCCGGGTTCTCCCAGACCTCTCCGGGTTCTCCCAGACCTCTCCGggtcctcccccacctctccgGGTTCTCCACCacctctccaggttctccaccacctctccaggttctcccaGACCTCTCCAggtcctcccccacctctccaggttctcccagacctctccaggttctcccccacctctccaggttctcccagacctctccaggttctcccagacctctccaggttctcttccttgtctccaggttctcccccacctctccaggttctcctcctcctctccacgctCAACTcaacgagttgaaaggacagatgagtttggataaaattaacgctcttcgtcagcatttggaggctcaacaagcagctttcacacgaccatgtaccgacagagagaatattacgcaagttttgtggtgagtgaattaacagccacgaagctgaaacctcacgccgaaggagagttcgtgaacgcgcctcgtagccgccgctgaggcgctcgcgccggacaacgtaaaattgtttcaaagcgtgaatttcttttcgtgaataactactgAACtgagacatatattgttatgattccagtggctaacggtatgtttttatggtcaaggaatctaaatatgtagtcaaagtatatgtgggactaatatttatggtggaaatcacaatatgccaggaattgttgcgcttggcggaggtctgcgctctccgagtgatttctagttgttattattattgtctttatctttctttcttttcatttattttcttgattatcttgttgtattgcagtttttgtgagtagaggcctcgaacaggcccttaggggtctcttgcctcaactctgcacctctttatTTTGTAtgatgaaaacatattttacttgtttgtcattttattctatttttttggtgattttatatgcatgtgtgctaaataaataattcaaactcaaatgcagcaatcatgagacttagtaacacagtggttatagacttttctttgtctttttttgcatccctaggtatgtgttcataatagtatggccctcggaggactttataaaaattgaaatggccctcgatatgaaaaaggttccccactcCTGGTGTAGAGGGACGGTCGGTGCTGGTGGAGCCTTTCAGGGCAGAAATCATTCTGTCCTCACGTCTgtttctctgcctgtctgtctctctaaaGTCTACACATTCAAAGACCCCAAGCAGACAGGAAGATCCATTCGTGCAGCTCCTTTAGCATCAGAAGTGAAACCGGTTAGATGCTTCTCTGACTGCTCTGGAagttagaaaataaataaaacctcgCAAACCAGTAAGAGGTTCTTGAAGCCAACGGGGGGTTGTGATATTTACACAAGCCTCTTTGTCCTCAAAAATAAATCCGATTATTCTGAGAGTGAATCCGATCGGGATGTTTCTGTGAAAGTCATTTAGATCATTTCTGAATTTGCGACCTTCAGCGAGGAACCAGGGAAATCTGGTCGAAAACATCGAATCTGAATTAATTGGCGGAACTTGGAAGCTGAAGCGGTTTCTTCCACTTTCTGGCTGATAGAAGGGAAACACGAATCAAATAATAAACCCGCCAAACTTACCGCATTCACAATGTTAAAGCTGCATCGTCGTTCCTCTGATAGCGTTTCTGCGCGACCTCACCTTTTATGAGGCGTCACGTGACCGCGGGCAGGTAAACCATTACCTGTTGACGACGGTTGGTCCACACCCGGATGAGCCAGGAACGCTTGTTACATGTGAAACAAGGGTCAGGGTTCCCAGCccaggctgaagctgctgctgaagccaaAACCGAACCTGCTCAGGTGAAACGGATCCAGCtggtggctccgcccaccggcACGAGCCCAATACCGACGGGAAGTCCAAATGAGAGAGACACGAGAGCGACTTTAGCCGAGTCGGTTTTAATCTTCTTCGTCTCACACTCTTCCTCACGCACACTCTCACGCACAGTTATGGTAATAGATAAACGCTGACAGAAACCTGGAGCCTCGTATTAGTCAGCACGCGCTTCGAGCTGCCCCTGAGGGAGGGGGCACACTTCTGACACCTGTGGCGGCTCCCAGATGATGGAGCGACCGGAGGAAGCCACCTTGTGGTGGAGCCACGTTAACGTTCTGGTGCCtcggcgtggggggggggtagttcaCCTTCTGGGTCTGAAGAACCCGGATCAGCGAGCTCAGAACTGTGAGAGCAGCACTGGTGCTACAGGTGGGACCGGAAGCTGCTCCGGTTCAGAtgaaaattcattttttaatcTGCAACAACAGGATTTGAAACGTTTCCATTCTTTTGCAGCGCCCAGCATCACCAACATCTGGcgtctcctctttctcttccttcctggaGTCCTTCGTCAGTCAAACACTCCAGGGCTTTACTCCCCCTGTGAGGACACTGTCTGCAGGACGGTGGTCAGAATGGAGAAAAAGCCTTTCAGAGCTTCGTCATCGGGCGGCTGCTGCCTCAGAGTCACCCGAACCTCCTCCTCCGGCTCAGCCCCGCCCTCCTTCTGGGTCTCTCCAGGCCACAGCAGCTCCCCCAGGACCAGCGTGTGGCCAGCGTGTGCtcgctgcgtgtgtgtgtacaggtacACTCTccaggggagtgtgtgtggtggtgtgaaGGCCAGCATCTGGATGttgagcagctgcagggctgCCTGCAGGTTGTGCGGCGAGCAGAGCGGCACCACGGCGCTCCggatcagctcctccaggcaaaggtgctcctcctctctcctcccagcaTCTAGCAACAGCAAAGACCGTGACGTGATCCTTTCTCcaacatctccaacatcaaCAGAGACTCAAGACTTTACTTTGACCGGGAGGGAGACGCTGCAGCCGCAGCCACGTGCGCTCAAACTCTTCGGGGGTGAGAGTCGGGGATGACGACAGGCTGAGACCGGTCCCCACCCCGGGAGGCTGGACGGCAGCTGGGCCGCCTGAACACTGAGATTCCTTCCTCCAGTCTGAGGATGAGAAAGGGCCATAAAAGAGAGCAAGAGACCCCCCCAGGTTCACTGTCCACCTGACTGACCTGGCTCCATGTGGGAGGACAGTGACTCTGGGAGGTCTCGGCTGGTCTTGGCCTCACAGGGGACACATCGAGGGCTTTCTCTGCTCGCTGGCTCCGCCTCAGCGGCGCCGTCCTGCCTCAGAGGCTCCAGAGTGTTGAAATAAGGGGCCCACTGGCTGACGGGCTCAGCAGGGCGGCCGATCAGGACCCCCAGCGAGGGGTCGGACCTCCGACCCAGGAGGATCTTCCTTGTCTCTtctatcccacaatgcaacaggcGGTAGTAGAGGCGCGCCTGATCGTGAACACACGtgtccgtctcctcctctggaAAACAAGACACACACGTCGTTGTGCTTCTGCCTGTGAGGACGTTCGGAACAGAGTGGGTCACCAGGCTCCTGCCCGCGACcctgacccacacacacacacacacacacacacacctatgcaGTAGTGCAGCAGCCTCCCGAGCATGTCCTGCATCTCTGCAGGCCGACACAGGAAGAGTCTGCAGGCCGATGTCAGCAGCTCCATTTTGACTCCCACAGACGCTTCGCTCCTCACGCCATCGATGAACACCTCCAGGGTGTAGGGGGCGCCGGCCACCTGCTCCCCGTACATGCCCAGCAGCCACAGTAAAGCCTGTCTGCCCTGGAGGGAAGAGGCATTGCGACTCGTTACAGTTCCCATGGTGTTTCAGCCCTAAACAAcaggttgccatgacaacagatgCAGGTTTGTGCTGGACTGAGCCGGAATTCAGAGCTTTTGCTCTCAGATCTAAAGCtgggaatgaatgaatgaaacagCAGCGTTTCCTCTGAGCTTTGCTTCTCTACCTGAAAAAGGCATCAGGAGAATATTTTGGTTTgcaaattagaaataaaaactgggtgctgggcttggttgtaagcagcatCAGTACTTTtgcactctcatgttcttcttctcctgtcaacattcctcaacactcaaaatctacatacaatagcatttaaagataacactaataacaacaataacaataattcttctcacaccaGGACAGACTGAAACTGAGCTTTCCTTCATAACGTTCCATTTAATCAGCAGCTCTGGCAGCTTCTGGACCCCCTGATTTGTTTGAGGTGATCTTAGGTCATCTATGGAGGACGACTGGTCAGAAGACAAGATTCATCTGCTGTCAACATAATGAGTCCTACTGGGACCTGCAGGTCACACCAGTGCTGAAGCTCCTCAGGAAGAACCTCTGGATAGATGAAAGGATGGTCCTTTACGATGGAGAGGTTCTTCAACAATATCTTCTAACCAAACCTCACCACTGGGTTATCACCTCCTCGTTGGAGCCATTTTTCTGGCACTGTgaacctttaacctttatttaTGGGGTAAATAATGGCACTagaacatcagcagcatcacggaCTGTAACAGGAAGTCGAAGAGTCTAAATCCATAACAAAGACTCATGACTCAACGTTGAATCAACGTTGTGCTCCTCAGGACTAATCTGTCAGGATGGCTCTGACCTGGCTGTCCTGCAGCGTCTCCTCGCAGGCCTCCAGAGCCAAACACACCGTGTGACTGTTCTGAGGACAGACCCAGACCAGGTCACGCATGGTCTGCACCACAGCTGgggacaggaacacaggaaggGTCAAGGTCACCAGGCGCTGAGGCCTCATTCTCCACCGATCACGTGAAGGTATGTGAAGGTTTTACCAGAGGTGATGtgttcctgcttcagaaccAGCAGACCAGTGAGGATCTCCAGGCAGCGGTCGCTGTAGCTCCGCCCAACACGACCTGAACGGGAGTTTAGGCCACCGAGATGAAAGATTTCAGATCTTTAAAGCTGAACTCAGGACAAAATGAGATCAATCTTGTGGTAAAAGAATAAAGCCGAGGGCCACATGAGGTTTGGACCGAAGCACAACTTCAAGGAGTTGCTGGAGGCTGCAGTGAGAAGGTCGAGCTTCTCCGACCAACATCAACAAACATCTTCCACTCGTCTTTTGGGTGAGAGGAGAACATCTGAGGAGAGAACAGAGGTCCGGTGCTTCTGCACTGAAGCTCctggttgctgtggagaacgtgCACCAACACGTGTCGCTTTAATTGGAACAGATCAGAAACCAAGAACCAAGTCCAGGCTGCAGAAATAATCCTGTCCCTTATTGGCTGATACGTTCAGCTCAAAGGTCACGTTTTAGTGACCTTTAGTGGAAAATTTAGTTCTGCTGGTGACCAAAATGTGGAAAAGACAACTGAACGCAGACGTGACTGGTTTTAGTCCAGAAAAGTCATttcactagcaaagtgaggacatttgccTGGTCCTGCCAGCTCCagggtgtgtttgagggttgagGTGTCCTCATAAAGACAGAAGAACAAAGGTGTGTGTACCTATAGCTGAGACTGCAGCCTGGGCCGTCTCAGCGTTGACGTCGGTGCAGTAACCTTTCAGCTCATCCAGGATCAAGCCAACGTTGTCATCATtgaccagctccaccagcacctgAACACATCACAGTAACAACCAGGTGAAGCAGATTTCCACCTCTATTCTTCATTTCCTTTGCATCCTGGCTGATGTGACGTGGAAAAGTTCTCCCACCAGATTCTTATATCAACAAGCCTGACTGGTAACTTCACCCCTTCGTGAGCAGAAATTAATCATCTCGTGCTTTCATCAATTTACTTCTGAAAATGCTCttaaacacacattaaacatCGTTTTAAATCTTCCTCAACTTGTCATTTTCAGCTGGAAATTTCAGGTCAGAAATGAGTTGAAAGGAAAGTGCTGGCTGTCGGGACTCACCTGCATCTTCCTCTGCTTCATGTAGGCCGGCTCAGCGTAGCCGCAGAAGAAGCGTTTGTAGTGCGCCCCCATCAGGCCAGGCAgagagcgcagcagcagctgctcaaagGGAGGAAGGAACGGGTGAAAGATCCAACAGCCCGTAACACACCGGCATGAACCCGTGGATGTTTCATGAGTCTAAATGGATGTGCAGAGGTTTGTGGCTCACCTGAATGTGGCAGAGGGCGGTGAAGCGCATCTCTCTGGACACGCTCCCACAGGCAGCCAGCAGCGGCCCCCGCGCCCTCTCCAGAGCTGCCAGACAGACGGGAGGCAGCCctgagcagaggtggaggaaaaggCTGAGGGTGGCGGCCATGACCGTCGGCTGATGGCTGACCAGCGACGCGTCCAGCAGGGACAAGATGTCAAAGAGTTCCTCCTCCGATTGGGGACGGTAATGCTGGAGAATCCTCAGCACCTCACACTGGCCCCACACATCCGTCTCCTTCAGCCTGGGATGACCCAGCAGAGAAGGTGTGGTGGATTTAAATCACAGGGAATCATCACATCTGTGGTCGGCAGACAGGCTCAACCTTCACTGACTGCTGGAGACTGTTCCTGCCTCATCAGGTAAAATCTTTTATCAGCAACATCACAACTATTAAGGAAATGCACCAGGGGTTTGGAACTTTTGGCTGAATTAACTCATCTTTCCCTGCCATCATGAGCTGCACACCCACGGGATCGTTCACCAGATTAACCTGTTGAGGAGGTGATGTGCGATTGGTTTGTTAATAGcaacccctccctcctccttcaggaTCTCCTCCAGAGCTCGGAGGCAGTTGACCATCACCACAGGGTCCGGGTCCCTCAGCAGGCTGTAGAGCTCGTTCACCACTGCGGCATCTGGAACAATTACATTGCAACTGTGGTGACTCAAAACTCGCTGTATGAAACCAAACTAGATGTGAGTGTAATGAAAGTGATAAAGGGGCTGATAAAGGTTGGGGTTTGTATCCCACCGATCTCAGAGTTTGGTTGCAGATTGTGAAGCTTTGCCCAGCCGAGCACAGCGACCCGTCTCACACAGGCCGCTCGGTCTCTCAGACCTGCTGTCAGAGGCTTCTCCACATACTCCACCAGACTGGGTAacctgggaacacacacacacacacaccagctacAGGCCCTGGGAGGTTTGGACAGTAATGGAGGTGAGCAGCAACCACACCTGAGGTTGCTCATGTTCCTCAGGGCCAGGCTGCGGACCATAGGGTTGGGATCCTGGCAGTCCTTCCTCAGCGTGTTGATGACCAGCAGGGACAGCTCTGGATTTAAAGTCGCGTAGGAACAAAGGAAGACGTAGACCAGTTTTTTCTGAACAATATCCACTGAGGCGCAGGCTTTAACCATCTCGGAGAAGAGGCCCGACACATCAACGCCCTGTGACATCGCTCTGGTGGGGCAACAGGGAGAGAATT
This genomic window from Takifugu rubripes chromosome 3, fTakRub1.2, whole genome shotgun sequence contains:
- the LOC105418847 gene encoding alpha-1,3-mannosyl-glycoprotein 4-beta-N-acetylglucosaminyltransferase C-like, translated to MRFIKKATILAIVLLFGGFYFLVPSDLIKNDFVEPSESVLKKLNVRPVKLAPQLSWVESQNYLPLNVSYQLLAGTPSNQKRYLAVGISSVRRLHGTYLLSTLQSIISKSSPEERASMVVVLLLADFDASWREATVKEITSRFPSELEEGHLLVLHVPQHFYPPLQGLKRNYNDAPTRVTFRSKQNVDYSFLINYSAGLSHYYLQLEDDVSCANNFFTHIRRRTEEQEAKMTTWTVIEFSVLGYIGKLYKSVDAPLLARFLFLFYQEMPCDWLMSHFRELMTQKETIIFKPSLFQHMGTFSSFDGKHNHLKDKNFREDLNPNPNADVFTDMSIYRDNAPRRAWDNAGEFFWSNSIKKGNFWAAVLDVPAVFTSIVVETGTEGRDLLESGQVEIGHEVITTPTGKSCGEFQSVGTFKNGRFERNELDKDYSSASSCLRIRVTADQRAWLIIRKIVVRTR
- the ap4b1 gene encoding AP-4 complex subunit beta-1 isoform X1; the protein is MPYLGNEEAVRELRRALSNPNVQSDQLRYRNTVLKVIRAMSQGVDVSGLFSEMVKACASVDIVQKKLVYVFLCSYATLNPELSLLVINTLRKDCQDPNPMVRSLALRNMSNLRLPSLVEYVEKPLTAGLRDRAACVRRVAVLGWAKLHNLQPNSEIDAAVVNELYSLLRDPDPVVMVNCLRALEEILKEEGGVAINKPIAHHLLNRLKETDVWGQCEVLRILQHYRPQSEEELFDILSLLDASLVSHQPTVMAATLSLFLHLCSGLPPVCLAALERARGPLLAACGSVSREMRFTALCHIQLLLRSLPGLMGAHYKRFFCGYAEPAYMKQRKMQVLVELVNDDNVGLILDELKGYCTDVNAETAQAAVSAIGRVGRSYSDRCLEILTGLLVLKQEHITSAVVQTMRDLVWVCPQNSHTVCLALEACEETLQDSQRFFLRSFSTDDLRSPQTNQGVQKLPELLIKWNVMKGRQALLWLLGMYGEQVAGAPYTLEVFIDGVRSEASVGVKMELLTSACRLFLCRPAEMQDMLGRLLHYCIEEETDTCVHDQARLYYRLLHCGIEETRKILLGRRSDPSLGVLIGRPAEPVSQWAPYFNTLEPLRQDGAAEAEPASRESPRCVPCEAKTSRDLPESLSSHMEPDWRKESQCSGGPAAVQPPGVGTGLSLSSSPTLTPEEFERTWLRLQRLPPGQNAGRREEEHLCLEELIRSAVVPLCSPHNLQAALQLLNIQMLAFTPPHTLPWRVYLYTHTQRAHAGHTLVLGELLWPGETQKEGGAEPEEEVRVTLRQQPPDDEALKGFFSILTTVLQTVSSQGE
- the cfap126 gene encoding protein Flattop, whose translation is MSSNYSANQFEGAFKPRRMRVWSSSNYVSKRPAARSGHTTFISDDRGHLLPGAEKKNSAWPDFKGTWALPSRIPACHINPTSRSVDGLQQLRSLGLYPQLTGNNHPLQPDGRCSDEEQDNSQYEDEDINVTYIESSEDGDAAPSTRAEAQKAPLRRQQSCSLLIIEMNSRQRLR
- the ap4b1 gene encoding AP-4 complex subunit beta-1 isoform X2, producing the protein MPYLGNEEAVRELRRALSNPNVQSDQLRYRNTVLKVIRAMSQGVDVSGLFSEMVKACASVDIVQKKLVYVFLCSYATLNPELSLLVINTLRKDCQDPNPMVRSLALRNMSNLRLPSLVEYVEKPLTAGLRDRAACVRRVAVLGWAKLHNLQPNSEIDAAVVNELYSLLRDPDPVVMVNCLRALEEILKEEGGVAINKPIAHHLLNRLKETDVWGQCEVLRILQHYRPQSEEELFDILSLLDASLVSHQPTVMAATLSLFLHLCSGLPPVCLAALERARGPLLAACGSVSREMRFTALCHIQLLLRSLPGLMGAHYKRFFCGYAEPAYMKQRKMQVLVELVNDDNVGLILDELKGYCTDVNAETAQAAVSAIGRVGRSYSDRCLEILTGLLVLKQEHITSAVVQTMRDLVWVCPQNSHTVCLALEACEETLQDSQGRQALLWLLGMYGEQVAGAPYTLEVFIDGVRSEASVGVKMELLTSACRLFLCRPAEMQDMLGRLLHYCIEEETDTCVHDQARLYYRLLHCGIEETRKILLGRRSDPSLGVLIGRPAEPVSQWAPYFNTLEPLRQDGAAEAEPASRESPRCVPCEAKTSRDLPESLSSHMEPDWRKESQCSGGPAAVQPPGVGTGLSLSSSPTLTPEEFERTWLRLQRLPPGQNAGRREEEHLCLEELIRSAVVPLCSPHNLQAALQLLNIQMLAFTPPHTLPWRVYLYTHTQRAHAGHTLVLGELLWPGETQKEGGAEPEEEVRVTLRQQPPDDEALKGFFSILTTVLQTVSSQGE